A single Saccharomyces paradoxus chromosome II, complete sequence DNA region contains:
- the PAF1 gene encoding Paf1p (Component of the Paf1p complex involved in transcription elongation~similar to YBR279W): protein MSKKQEYIAPIKYQNSLPVPQLPPKLLVYPEAPETNSDSSQLINSLYIKTNVGNLIQQDEDLGMPVDLMKFPGLLNKLDSKLLYGFDNVKLDKDDRILLRDPRIDRLTKTDISKVTFLRRTEYVSNTIAAHDTTSLKRKRRLNDEDSDDENLDANHIISRVEGTFSKTDSWQHPVKKGVKMVKKWDLLPDTASMDQVYFILKFMGSASLDTKEKKALNTGIFRPVELEEDEWISMYATDHKDSAILENELEKGMDEMDDDSHEGKIYKFKRIRDYDMKQVAEKPMTELAIRLNDKDGIAYYKPLRSRIELRRRRVNDIIKPLVKEQDIDQLNVTLRNPSTKEANIRDKLRMKFDPINFATVDEEDDEEEEQPEQPVQPEQSEPEDVKKEPEGEFKTEAPQQEGENGNDEANKQDENRPVDIPEASDAVHAEQKSEEEKEILQEE from the coding sequence ATGTCCAAAAAACAGGAATATATTGCACCAATAAAATACCAAAACAGCTTGCCTGTACCACAATTACCTCCCAAACTTCTGGTTTACCCAGAGGCTCCGGAAACAAATTCAGACTCCTCGCAATTAATAAACTCACTATACATCAAAACAAACGTCGGCAATCTTATTCAACAAGATGAGGATTTAGGTATGCCGGTTGATTTAATGAAGTTCCCAGGCCTACTGAACAAATTAGATTCTAAACTGCTTTACGGCTTTGATAATGTCAAATTAGACAAAGATGATCGAATTTTGCTGAGAGACCCTAGAATAGACAGGTTGACCAAGACCGACATATCAAAGGTCACTTTCTTAAGACGCACTGAATATGTTTCCAACACAATTGCAGCCCATGACACCAcatctttgaaaaggaaaaggcGTTTGAATGATGAAGATTCGGATGATGAAAACCTTGACGCCAATCATATAATTAGTAGGGTGGAGGGAACATTCAGTAAAACGGATTCATGGCAACATCCGGTGAAGAAGGGTGTCAAAATGGTTAAAAAATGGGACCTACTGCCTGATACGGCGTCAATGGACCAAGTCTATTTTATCTTGAAATTCATGGGCAGCGCATCATTGGATactaaagaaaagaaggcttTGAACACAGGAATCTTCAGACCGGTAGAGCTGGAAGAGGACGAATGGATTTCAATGTATGCGACCGATCACAAAGACTCTGCTATTCTGGAAaatgaattggaaaagggTATGGACGAAATGGATGATGACTCTCATGAAGGCAAAATATACAAATTCAAGAGGATAAGAGACTATGACATGAAACAAGTGGCTGAAAAGCCAATGACGGAGTTAGCCATACGTTTGAATGATAAAGACGGCATAGCTTACTATAAACCCCTACGTTCAAGGATCGAATTAAGGCGTAGGAGAGTAAACGACATCATCAAACCTTTGGTGAAAGAACAGGACATAGACCAATTAAACGTCACTTTAAGAAACCCTAGCACCAAGGAAGCTAACATAAGGGATAAGTTAAGAATGAAGTTTGACCCTATAAATTTCGCCACAGTAGACGAGgaagacgatgaagaggaggaaCAACCGGAACAACCGGTACAACCGGAACAATCGGAACCAGAAGATGTTAAAAAGGAACCAGAAGGTGAATTCAAAACGGAGGCTCCTCAACAAGAAGGGGAGAATGGTAATGATGAAGCAAACAAACAAGATGAAAACCGTCCAGTTGATATACCCGAAGCTTCAGATGCTGTTCATGCTGAACAAAAATCagaggaagagaaagaaattttgcaagaagaataa
- the DUG2 gene encoding glutamine amidotransferase subunit DUG2 (Component of glutamine amidotransferase (GATase II)~similar to YBR281C), producing the protein MYDSRGVALHSELIHRWNHAFSILSIVAFPKKRLLFAGSQDSKILVFDLPTYNLIHTIRLGESQEETHTRSSVLCLARSEDENFLFSGGADSLVRIWSIGEKTIRDDFLPVTEIATVYSVTDIGDIFSLAYLDSLETIVFGCQNASLLYVENLIQKIEKKSSDRVENINRLPHRRYDKFFDSLGPTGCSSNSLSQTSLTFLQENCGAAIIEVPSENIIKYAHYGFVYSINKLCPRFNQLLEKSSQTSGAEHIISSAGDGISKLWEFSKDKQHNTVKISLINDKIDNEDSVISQTIEFPFLYCGLTDGIIKIWDLNTQQLISTLKTKHESDVISISVYMDHVFAIDESGITHFYQNQVNHWNPQQGKILSSEIFSKSIAGSVSLLTGGSDGSLTLWDITSLLSAVPLSSNTPINASSTLETTNSWAAYQPASLNNEEMLNTLRELISFQTVSQCKDTANTLSLRRCAIYLQQLFLKFGATNSQLFPLPDGGNPVVFAYFQGNGKVSQVKSAKKKRILWYGHYDVISSGNTFNWNTNPFTLTCENGYLKGRGVSDNKGPLVSAIHSVAYLFQRGELVNDVVFLVEGSEEIGSASLRQVCEKYHDIIGKDIDWILLSNSTWVDQEHPCLNYGLRGVINAQVKVWSDRPDGHSGLNGGVYDEPMVNLMKIVSKLQNDRNEILIPNFYSPLKDLTEEEYQRFQKITKLANIDESTTVQDLITNWTKPSLSMTTVKFSGPGNITVIPKSVTMGISIRLVPEQSVEQVKKDLKVYLEESFKQLNTQNHLEIKVLNEAEGWLGDPTNHAYQILKDEITAAWDVEPLLVREGGSISCLRMLERTFDAPAVQIPCGQSTDNGHLANENLRIKNWSNLTEILSKVFNKL; encoded by the coding sequence ATGTACGATAGCAGAGGTGTCGCATTGCATTCTGAACTAATTCATAGATGGAATCACGCTTTTTCCATATTGTCCATTGTTgcatttccaaaaaaaagattgctGTTTGCCGGTAGCCAGGACTCTAAAATTTTGGTGTTTGATCTTCCCACGTATAATCTAATACATACCATTAGATTAGGCGAATCGCAAGAAGAGACGCATACCAGGTCTTCGGTATTGTGCTTGGCAAGatcagaagatgaaaactttttattttcaggCGGTGCAGATTCTTTAGTGAGGATTTGGTCCATTGGCGAAAAGACCATTAGAGATGACTTCCTACCTGTTACTGAAATAGCCACTGTTTACTCAGTGACCGATATTggtgatattttttcattggcGTATTTGGATTCGTTGGAAACTATTGTGTTTGGCTGCCAAAATGCAAGCTTACTCTATGTTGAGAACTTGATTCAgaaaattgagaaaaaatcttctgatAGAgtagaaaatatcaatagaTTACCACATAGAAGATATGATAAGTTTTTTGATTCGCTGGGCCCCACCGGGTGTAGTTCGAATTCATTATCTCAAACTTCATTGACCTTTCTACAGGAAAACTGTGGCGCTGCCATCATAGAGGTTCCCTCCGAAAACATTATTAAATATGCACATTACGGGTTTGTTTATTCTATTAACAAACTGTGTCCCAGGTTTAACCAACTATTGGAAAAGAGTTCCCAGACTTCTGGTGCAGAACACATAATTTCGTCTGCCGGTGATGGGATAAGCAAGCTCTGGGAGTTTTCTAAAGATAAACAGCACAACACTGTTAAAATCTCTCTGATTAACGATAAAATCGACAATGAAGATAGTGTCATATCTCAAACCATCGAGTTCCCATTTTTATATTGCGGGTTAACTGATGGGATTATAAAAATCTGGGACTTAAATACGCAGCAACTAATCTCTACCCTGAAAACAAAGCATGAATCAGATGTAATTTCAATATCGGTTTATATGGACCATGTATTTGCTATTGATGAATCAGGTATCACACATTTTTACCAGAACCAAGTTAATCATTGGAACCCACAGCAAGGCAAAATATTGAGCTCAGAGATCTTCAGTAAATCGATTGCTGGATCTGTTAGTTTGTTAACGGGAGGTAGTGATGGATCATTGACCCTCTGGGATATAACATCGTTGTTATCTGCAGTACCTCTCTCAAGCAACACACCTATCAATGCATCATCTACACTAGAAACCACCAATTCATGGGCTGCTTATCAGCCTGCCTCTTTAAATAATGAGGAGATGTTAAACACTCTGAGAGAACTCATTTCTTTCCAGACAGTGTCTCAGTGTAAAGATACTGCTAATACCTTGTCATTGAGGCGTTGTGCAATCTACTTGCAGCAATTATTCTTGAAGTTCGGAGCTACGAACTCCCAATTATTCCCACTACCTGACGGCGGCAATCCTGTCGTATTTGCATATTTTCAAGGGAATGGGAAAGTTTCGCAGGTTAAAAGTGCTAAGAAAAAGCGAATTTTATGGTATGGACATTATGACGTTATATCATCCGGAAATACATTCAACTGGAATACCAACCCATTCACTTTAACTTGTGAGAACGGATACCTAAAAGGTCGTGGGGTATCAGATAATAAAGGACCATTGGTGAGCGCTATTCATAGTGTAGCGTATTTGTTTCAACGGGGAGAACTAGTGAACGATGTTGTATTTTTAGTGGAGGGAAGCGAAGAGATTGGATCTGCTAGTTTGAGGCAAGTTTGCGAAAAGTACCATGATATTATTGGGAAAGATATTGACTGGATTTTATTAAGTAATTCTACATGGGTTGATCAAGAACATCCGTGTTTGAATTATGGATTGAGAGGCGTTATTAATGCGCAAGTAAAAGTCTGGAGCGACAGGCCCGATGGACATTCTGGTCTTAATGGTGGTGTTTATGATGAACCTATGGTTAATCTAATGAAAATTGTATCCAAACTACAAAATGACCGAAATGAAATTCTgattccaaatttttattctcCGTTGAAGGATTtgactgaagaagaatatcaaagatttcAGAAAATCACTAAGCTTGCCAATATCGACGAAAGTACTACTGTTCAGGATTTAATTACTAACTGGACTAAGCCTTCGTTATCCATGACAACCGTTAAGTTTAGTGGTCCTGGTAACATTACGGTTATACCCAAAAGTGTCACCATGGGCATTTCCATCAGGTTAGTCCCTGAGCAAAGCGTTGAACAGGTCAAGAAAGATCTCAAAGTATATTTAGAAGAAAGCTTCAAGCAATTAAACACTCAAAACCACCTAGAAATCAAGGTTTTGAATGAAGCAGAAGGTTGGTTAGGTGACCCAACAAATCATGCATACCAAATATTAAAGGATGAAATCACCGCTGCTTGGGACGTAGAACCATTGCTAGTGAGAGAAGGAGGTTCTATTTCCTGTTTGAGAATGTTGGAAAGAACATTCGATGCACCAGCGGTTCAAATACCATGTGGTCAATCAACTGACAATGGACATTTAGCTAATGAAAATCTcagaatcaaaaattggTCCAACTTAACTGAGATATTGTCTAAAGTCTTTAATAAGTTATAA
- the SAF1 gene encoding SCF ubiquitin ligase complex subunit SAF1 (F-Box protein involved in proteasome-dependent degradation of Aah1p~similar to YBR280C): protein MSETESREKESEVGLPPDIVQATLPFLSSDDIKNLSQTNKYYNTLLDFDHSKTLWHELFHKAFGTLKTNDEPFQCRNSAEFKTCTETILREAYPTLSWQDLYQLRAYDAKFHSWGYLKHGRLGYTVSSNNELPVTSLNGPSPRFKYGVNTPTEVPWFNSRTRSRTCNFTPSEDPLSAIKKDGDEIIAQVSSGGFSFQILTESGNLYSSGSTFSGGLKGPGPSGSQHDYNPFREMIHNMERSYPRITSRSNGSTVNTTGTFSGRRLGGNHPSTANEPGHTQSTPAQDITTGRGQALAPSPGGRHNGAPRTTIPLMGPHENIYSEIEMLERSANKAVPGNNHIRRMFARNSFPLYSGSDENLESFSDIQFVAVSSGRSHFLAMDTDNNIYSWDSTECDQGVKIEFANLPSRATNPILKIASGWNFNCCYIYKVGLVAWREREAIKKGESFAFAKYEVVPNTNDINGDSRIVDFACLQDNCVFFINNNGDKLWKYHNGLNHMVDLNIVGRLCKINVCFASLVLFTDSHCYTLKITNGDVDKDSLTELDIDENVISVASGDYHMVALTECGHLYSWGIESQDCGCLGLGPSEKVVNELHIGSWEGQRNIRVVKPTKIELPEDYICVSVTAGGWQTGALIIRKH from the coding sequence ATGAGTGAAACTGAGAGTAGAGAAAAGGAGTCTGAAGTAGGATTGCCTCCAGACATCGTCCAGGCTACATTACCGTTCTTAAGTAGTGATGACATTAAGAACCTCTCGcaaacaaataaatattataataCATTACTAGATTTTGACCACTCTAAAACCTTGTGGCATGAACTATTTCATAAGGCATTTGGAACGCTAAAAACAAATGACGAGCCTTTCCAGTGTCGAAATTCGGCGGAATTTAAGACCTGCACAGAAACCATTCTGAGAGAAGCATACCCCACTTTGTCGTGGCAAGATTTATACCAATTACGAGCATACGATGCAAAGTTTCACAGTTGGGGTTATTTAAAACATGGAAGATTGGGATATACTGTCAGTTCTAATAATGAACTGCCCGTCACATCCCTTAATGGGCCGAGTCCGCGGTTCAAATATGGTGTCAATACCCCCACGGAAGTTCCTTGGTTTAACAGTAGGACAAGATCTAGAACTTGTAACTTCACTCCTTCGGAGGACCCGTTAAGCGCCATCAAGAAGGATGGAGACGAAATCATAGCTCAAGTATCTAGTGGcggtttttctttccaaatattGACTGAGTCAGGTAACCTGTATAGCAGCGGATCCACTTTTTCTGGGGGGTTGAAAGGACCAGGTCCCAGTGGTTCACAGCACGACTATAACCCCTTTAGAGAAATGATTCATAATATGGAAAGATCGTATCCGCGGATCACAAGCCGCAGTAACGGAAGTACTGTCAATACCACAGGTACATTTTCTGGAAGAAGACTGGGCGGTAACCACCCATCCACTGCTAATGAACCAGGACATACACAGTCAACTCCAGCTCAAGACATTACCACAGGTAGGGGACAAGCGCTTGCTCCCTCTCCTGGAGGGCGTCATAATGGTGCCCCTAGAACTACCATTCCTTTAATGGGGCCGCATGAGAATATTTACAGTGAGATAGAGATGCTGGAACGAAGTGCTAACAAAGCTGTACCAGGAAACAATCATATCAGGAGAATGTTCGCAAGAAATTCCTTCCCATTGTATAGTGGTAGCgatgaaaatttggaatCGTTCAGTGATATTCAGTTTGTCGCGGTAAGCTCTGGAAGAAGTCATTTTCTAGCAATGGATACagataataatatttattcTTGGGATTCTACGGAATGTGACCAAGGTGTTAAAATCGAGTTCGCTAACTTACCTAGTCGTGCTACGAATcctattttgaaaatcgCTAGTGGTTGGAATTTTAATTGTTGCTATATATACAAGGTCGGGTTGGTAGCATGGAGGGAAAGAGAAGCTATTAAAAAGGGTGAGAGCTTTGCCTTTGCAAAATACGAAGTTGTACCAAACACCAACGATATTAACGGCGATTCTAGGATCGTCGATTTTGCATGCTTACAAGATAACTgcgttttcttcattaataacAACGGCGATAAATTATGGAAGTACCACAATGGATTGAATCACATGGTAGATTTAAACATTGTCGGAAGACTATGTAAAATTAACGTTTGTTTTGCTTCGCTAGTCCTCTTCACCGATTCCCACTGTTATACTTTGAAGATTACGAATGGCGACGTCGATAAAGATAGTTTAACAGAACTAGACATTGATGAAAACGTTATATCTGTTGCGAGCGGTGACTATCACATGGTGGCACTAACCGAATGCGGTCATTTGTATTCTTGGGGTATTGAAAGTCAAGATTGTGGGTGCTTAGGGTTAGGTCCGTCTGAAAAAGTGGTTAACGAGCTACACATTGGCAGTTGGGAGGGGCAAAGAAATATTAGGGTGGTCAAGCCCACGAAAATAGAACTACCTGAAGACTATATTTGCGTCAGTGTAACTGCTGGTGGCTGGCAAACCGGTGCATTAATCATTAGGAAACATTGA
- the MRPL27 gene encoding mitochondrial 54S ribosomal protein mL41 (Mitochondrial ribosomal protein of the large subunit~similar to YBR282W) codes for MKGSPITQFSKTSISALTRPWKKYRDGELFYGLSKVGNKRVPLTTKQGNKTMYKGTRASGIGRHTKFGGYVINWKKVRTYVTPDIVNFELKPYVNANVPPLKHEFKGFSGGPLDPHLQLLKIKEYIINGKVQSQGATDTSCYKERG; via the coding sequence ATGAAAGGTTCACCTATTACACAATTCAGTAAGACCTCCATTAGTGCTCTTACCAGACCTTGGAAGAAATACAGAGATGGTGAATTATTTTATGGGTTATCAAAAGTTGGGAATAAAAGAGTGCCATTAACCACAAAGCAAGGCAATAAAACGATGTACAAGGGGACAAGAGCTTCGGGGATTGGTAGACATACGAAATTTGGTGGCTATGTCataaattggaaaaaagttAGGACCTATGTAACCCCGGATATAGTTAACTTTGAGTTAAAGCCCTATGTTAACGCTAATGTGCCACCTCTGAAACACGAATTCAAGGGATTTAGTGGCGGACCATTGGATCCACATTTACAATTGTTAAAGATAAAGGAATACATAATAAACGGGAAGGTACAAAGCCAAGGGGCCACTGACACTTCATGCTATAAGGAGCGTGGTTAA
- the SSH1 gene encoding Ssh1p (Subunit of the Ssh1 translocon complex~similar to YBR283C), whose product MSGFRLIDIVKPILPILPEVELPFEKLPFDDKIVYTIFAGLIYLFAQFPLVGLSKTATPNVNDPIYFLRGVFGCEPRTLLEFGLFPNISSGLILQLLAGLKVIKVNFKVQSDRELFQTLTKVFAIVQYVILTNIFIFAGYFGENLSVVQIGLINFQLVGAGLFTTLLAEVIDKGFGFSSGAMIINTVVIATNLVADTFGVSQIKVGENDQTEAQGALINLIQGLRSKHKTFIGGIISAFNRDYLPNLTTTIIVLAIAIIVCYLQSVRVELPIRSTRARGTNNVYPIKLLYTGCLSVLFSYTILFYIHISAFVLIQLVAKNDPTHIICKIMGHYENANNLLAVPTFPLSLLTPPTSFFKGITQQPLTFITYSAFIMITGIWFADKWQAISGSSARDVALEFKDQGITLMGRREQNVAKELNKVIPIAAVTGASVLSFITIIGESLGLKGKAAGIVVGIAGGFSLLEIITIEYQQSGGQSALNQVLGVPGAM is encoded by the coding sequence ATGTCTGGTTTTCGTCTAATTGATATCGTTAAGCCTATCCTACCGATTTTACCGGAAGTCGAATTaccctttgaaaaattaccaTTCGATGACAAGATTGTTTATACCATTTTTGCTGGTTTAATTTACCTTTTTGCACAATTCCCGCTCGTTGGTTTGTCCAAGACCGCCACACCCAACGTTAATGACCCCATTTATTTCTTAAGAGGTGTATTTGGTTGCGAACCAAGAACATTGTTGGAGTTTGGCCTTTTCCCCAATATTTCCAGTGGGTTAATCCTACAATTATTGGCTGGTTTGAAAGTAATTAAAGTCAATTTCAAGGTCCAAAGTGATAGAGAACTATTTCAGACTTTAACGAAAGTTTTTGCGATTGTTCAGTATGTTATTTTGACCaacattttcatatttgCTGGCTATTTTGGTGAAAATTTATCTGTGGTCCAGATTGGGTTGATCAACTTTCAATTGGTCGGTGCTGGCTTGTTCACCACCCTGTTGGCTGAAGTCATCGATAAAGGATTTGGGTTTTCCTCTGGAGCTATGATAATCAATACCGTAGTTATTGCCACCAACTTGGTAGCTGATACCTTTGGTGTCTCTCAAATTAAAGTTGGCGAAAACGATCAGACCGAAGCCCAAGGTGCCCTAATCAATTTGATTCAAGGTTTAAGATCAAAGCACAAGACTTTTATTGGTGGTATCATTTCTGCGTTCAACAGAGACTATTTGCCAAATTTGACAACtactattattgttttggCTATTGCCATTATTGTGTGTTATTTGCAAAGTGTTCGTGTTGAATTACCAATCAGATCAACAAGGGCTCGTGGTACAAACAATGTTTACCCAATCAAGCTGTTATACACTGGCTGTTTGtctgttttgttttcttacACCATCTTATTCTACATCCATATTTCTGCTTTCGTTTTAATTCAATTAGTGGCCAAGAATGATCCAACTCACATTATCTGCAAAATAATGGGTCACTATGAGAATGCTAATAATCTTTTAGCGGTTCCAACCTTCCCATTATCTCTTTTGACTCCACcaacttctttcttcaaaggtATCACCCAACAACCTCTGACGTTCATCACCTATTCGGCTTTTATAATGATTACTGGTATCTGGTTTGCCGATAAATGGCAAGCTATTTCTGGTTCATCTGCTCGTGATGTAGCCTTAGAGTTCAAAGACCAAGGTATCACTTTGATGGGACGTAGAGAGCAAAATGTCGCTAAAGAATTAAACAAAGTTATTCCGATCGCTGCTGTAACGGGTGCATCCGTTTTAAGTTTCATCACTATTATCGGTGAATCTTTGGGTTTGAAAGGCAAAGCTGCAGGTATAGTTGTTGGCATTGCCGGAGGTTTTTCTCTATTAGAAATCATTACCATTGAATATCAACAAAGTGGTGGCCAAAGTGCTTTGAATCAAGTCTTGGGTGTTCCAGGTGCTATgtaa
- a CDS encoding metallo-dependent hydrolase superfamily protein (metallo-dependent hydrolase superfamily protein~similar to YBR284W) yields the protein MVQNNRSLFFVGVCDSYKESPSTSPIRLDDLDGNDGTSDQGLAFDGEVGITSQARERNRRAFELGDSINDVALHLDDLDMVPLNTKFDMQMEMGSPMAMPPETQPPVEPLKAKNLEYSSLAHLPSYFFEKTHFRIERKCLLEMCKLRRNYLTISKQDALSCPRFHSTVTEKRLKPIKENFSGMRRLLDLREDNTLSPLSDDNYTTELFSDQVNVPSFKEFRQDFEWCLKIIKDRSLSRFSEKRLQYLANKFPIFQYLHSKEETRQSKRVPHKDFYNCRKIDLNLLLSGCFSQWRLTEFIWTKLRKEPDKIIHQTSSGDHITLSQLFKVDFEESSQFSNGLKIIDDSFLEWYKVIYLTKYHLINNEFEIHADPHNRQFQHYLIARTFLEFDNYINGEYLAELLQIFLVKPQEESKYQLCQLSVDFQFYLHYGNSDVDNWWMVFANWLSHYNLFSSNIRWNIRISRIYPELYRTGKVKNFQEYLNLIFEPLFNAQNYLHKSLGPILLKFLSQISSIDLCIQDTDSYIWKNFTTVSCLPKNWTSDGDNPTISQYMYYVYVNLTKLNNIRQALHQNTFTLRSSCSSTSMNRTSQFSSTLNFTEHTETILNNFLLASGGFLNAENLWNAPPSLVYLFYLSQIPMVVAPLNSIVDSKPTVVQDQAPTGLVLEPSKPYKKNPFMKFFEMGFKISLSSESILYNNSYTREPIIEEYSVAASIYRLHSADLCELLRNSVITSGFASTLKIKWLGISLTSHDYFVENTGFVDNWYDCKPDTSLQHNVPIIRRRYRNDTLAGEWRLIIV from the coding sequence ATGGTACAGAACAATAGATCGCTTTTTTTCGTTGGGGTGTGCGACTCTTACAAGGAAAGCCCCTCCACTTCACCGATACGCCTGGACGACTTGGATGGAAATGACGGTACATCGGATCAGGGTTTAGCCTTCGATGGAGAAGTAGGAATCACGTCACAAGCACGAGAAAGAAATCGTCGAGCATTTGAGCTGGGCGATAGCATTAATGATGTTGCATTGCATTTGGATGATCTTGATATGGTTCCACTAAATACGAAGTTTGATATGCAGATGGAGATGGGCTCACCTATGGCAATGCCACCAGAAACGCAACCTCCCGTCGAACCTTTAAAAGCAAAGAATCTAGAATATTCATCGTTAGCTCACCTTCCAAGTTATTTCTTTGAGAAAACGCATTTCCGTATTGAGCGCAAATGCCTGTTGGAAATGTGTAAGTTAAGGCGAAATTATCTAACTATAAGTAAACAAGATGCTTTATCATGTCCTCGGTTTCATTCAACAGTAACTGAGAAACGTCTTAAACctataaaagaaaatttttctggaATGAGGCGCCTTCTTGACCTTAGAGAAGACAATACTCTGAGCCCCCTCTCGGATGACAATTATACGACTGAATTGTTCAGTGATCAAGTAAATGTCCCCTCTTTTAAAGAATTTAGGCAAGATTTCGAATGGTGcttgaaaattataaaaGATAGAAGCCTATCTAGATTTAGCGAAAAAAGGTTACAGTATCTTGCCAATAAGTTCcccatttttcaatatctaCATTCTAAGGAAGAAACGAGACAAAGTAAGAGGGTGCCACATAAGGATTTTTACAACTGTAGAAAGATTGATCTGAATCTTTTGTTGAGCGGCTGCTTCTCACAGTGGCGATTGACTGAGTTTATTTGGACGAAGTTGAGAAAAGAGCCAGACAAGATTATCCATCAAACTTCCAGCGGTGATCATATAACGTTAAGTCAATTGTTCAAGGTAGATTTCGAGGAGAGTAGTCAGTTCTCTAATGGattgaaaatcattgaCGATTCCTTTTTAGAATGGTATAAAGTTATTTATCTCACAAAATATCATTTGATTAATAACGAATTTGAAATACATGCAGACCCACACAATAGACAATTCCAGCACTATTTGATTGCGAGGACATTTTTGGAGTTTGATAACTATATTAATGGTGAATATCTAGCCGAACTGctacaaatttttttagtaaaACCGCAAGAGGAGTCTAAATATCAATTATGTCAACTTTCCGTAGactttcaattttatttGCATTACGGTAATTCAGATGTGGATAATTGGTGGATGGTCTTCGCAAATTGGCTGAGCCACTACAACTTGTTTTCCAGCAATATTCGCTGGAATATCCGCATTTCCAGAATATATCCAGAACTGTATCGTACTGGCAAGGTTAAGAATTTTCAGGAATATCTAAATCTTATCTTTGAGCCACTTTTTAACGCTCAAAATTATCTACACAAGTCATTAGGGCCtattcttttgaagtttCTCTCACAAATATCTTCGATTGATTTATGCATTCAAGATACAGACAGCtatatttggaaaaatttcacaaCCGTTAGTTGCTTGCCAAAAAATTGGACATCTGATGGTGATAATCCGACCATATCACAATATATGTATTACGTCTACGTCAATCTAACAAAGCTAAACAATATTCGTCAGGCGCTTCATCAAAATACCTTCACTTTGAGAAGTTCATGTTCCTCCACCTCAATGAATCGAACTTCGCAATTTAGTAGTACACTGAACTTCACAGAACACACGGAAACTATCTtaaacaattttttgctaGCCAGTGGTGGTTTTTTAAATGCAGAGAATCTTTGGAATGCGCCGCCATCACTGGTATATCTTTTCTATCTAAGTCAGATTCCCATGGTCGTGGCGCCTTTGAATTCGATAGTAGATTCGAAGCCTACAGTGGTGCAGGATCAGGCGCCCACGGGGCTTGTCCTAGAGCCTTCAAAACCTTATAAAAAGAATCCTTTCATGaagttttttgaaatggGGTTCAAGATATCGCTGAGCTCAGAATCTATTCTCTACAACAATTCTTACACCAGAGAACCCATTATAGAAGAGTACAGTGTCGCCGCTAGTATATACCGTTTGCATTCAGCTGATTTATGCGAATTGCTAAGAAACAGTGTTATAACTAGTGGGTTTGCGAGTACCCTCAAGATCAAATGGCTCGGCATTTCCCTTACCAGCCATGATTATTTCGTGGAGAACACCGGTTTCGTAGACAATTGGTATGATTGTAAGCCAGATACAAGTTTGCAGCACAACGTGCCCATCATTAGACGTCGGTATCGCAATGATACTCTCGCAGGGGAGTGGCGACTCATAATTGTGTGA